A section of the Labrus mixtus chromosome 15, fLabMix1.1, whole genome shotgun sequence genome encodes:
- the pcbp4 gene encoding poly(rC)-binding protein 4 isoform X1, whose amino-acid sequence MRLPECHSHTTMNCEQDFGDGGLGVTLTLRLLMHGKEVGSIIGKKGETVKRIREESSARVNISEGSCPERIITITGSTDCVFRAFTMITYKLEEDLTALVANGTISSKPPVTLRLVIPASQCGSLIGKGGAKIKEIRESTGAQIQVAGDLLPNSTERGVTISGNQESVIQCVKLICTVILESPPKGATIPYRPSPSPATVLIAGNQVFEASEFAPHPLYSVTQGGLDLQQDALLFQAYTLQNQYGIPHSELAKLHQLSMQQGLSPMAQPASTMIPGMDSNSQTSQELLIPNDLIGSIIGRQGTKINEIRQVSGAQIKIGSQLDGTSDRHVTITGTPVSINLAQYLITSCLETAKSTAQAATMAAPVDLNMAFTQPASPAASPQPTLATVGALTPAHMLGNPYGAMPLSGLLGVKSVPFLTLSSPAPAVAVTAAPSHTTLAAYTAKISTANCIKKPERQKFAPY is encoded by the exons ATGCGTCTCCCTGAGTGCCACTCCCACACCACTATGAACTGTGAGCAGGACTTTGGAGACGGGGGCTTGGGAGTGACCCTCACACTACGACTGCTCATGCACGGAAAG GAGGTTGGCAGCATCATAGGAAAG AAAGGAGAGACGGTGAAACGAATACGAGAAGAG AGCAGTGCTCGGGTCAACATTTCAGAGGGCTCTTGTCCAGAGagaatcatcaccatcaccggCTCCACAGACTGCGTCTTCAGAGCTTTCACCATGATCACGTACAAATTGGAGGAG GACCTGACTGCGCTGGTGGCCAACGGCACCATCAGCTCCAAGCCACCAGTCACCCTGCGGCTGGTCATCCCTGCCAGCCAGTGTGGTTCTCTCATCGGGAAGGGAGGGGCAAAGATAAAGGAGATCAGAGAG AGCACCGGAGCTCAGATACAGGTGGCAGGGGATTTGCTGCCCAACTCTACTGAGAGAGGGGTGACGATATCTGGGAATCAGGAGTCTGTAATCCAGTGTGTCAAACTCATCTGCACGGTAATCCTGGAG TCTCCCCCAAAGGGTGCCACCATCCCCTATCGGCCGAGCCCCTCACCAGCTACTGTCCTCATCGCAGGGAATcag GTGTTTGAGGCGTCAGAATTTGCACCCCACCCTCTGTACTCAGTCACCCAGGGGGGCCTGGACCTACAACAG GATGCTCTACTGTTCCAGGCCTACACTTTGCAAAACCAATATGGCATTCCACACTCAGAG CTGGCTAAGCTACATCAGCTGTCTATGCAGCAAGGCCTGAGTCCCATGGCCCAGCCCGCTTCCACCATGATACCTG GGATGGACTCCAATTCTCAGACATCTCAGGAGCTGCTTATTCCCAATGAT CTGATCGGCTCGATTATCGGCAGGCAGGGCACTAAGATCAACGAGATCAGGCAGGTTTCCGGAGCTCAGATAAAGATCGGCAGCCAGCTGGACGGGACAAGTGACCGTCATGTCACCATCACAGGAACACCGGTCAGCATCAACTTGGCCCAGTACCTCATTACCTCCTG TTTAGAGACAGCCAAATCCACGGCCCAGGCAGCCACCATGGCAGCTCCGGTCGACCTCAACATGGCCTTCACCCAGCCAGCCTCCCCAGCTGCCTCCCCCCAACCCACCCTGGCCACCGTCGGCGCCCTGACCCCGGCTCATATGCTGGGCAACCCGTATGGTGCCATGCCCCTCTCAGGCCTGCTGGGGGTGAAGTCCGTCccctttctgactctgtccagcCCAGCCCCTGCTGTGGCCGTCACCGCAGCGCCCTCCCATACCACTCTGGCTGCCTATACCGCCAAAATCTCTACAGCCAACTGCATCAAAAagccagagagacagaagtTTGCTCCCTACTGA
- the pcbp4 gene encoding poly(rC)-binding protein 4 isoform X2, giving the protein MRLPECHSHTTMNCEQDFGDGGLGVTLTLRLLMHGKEVGSIIGKKGETVKRIREESSARVNISEGSCPERIITITGSTDCVFRAFTMITYKLEEDLTALVANGTISSKPPVTLRLVIPASQCGSLIGKGGAKIKEIRESTGAQIQVAGDLLPNSTERGVTISGNQESVIQCVKLICTVILESPPKGATIPYRPSPSPATVLIAGNQVFEASEFAPHPLYSVTQGGLDLQQAYTLQNQYGIPHSELAKLHQLSMQQGLSPMAQPASTMIPGMDSNSQTSQELLIPNDLIGSIIGRQGTKINEIRQVSGAQIKIGSQLDGTSDRHVTITGTPVSINLAQYLITSCLETAKSTAQAATMAAPVDLNMAFTQPASPAASPQPTLATVGALTPAHMLGNPYGAMPLSGLLGVKSVPFLTLSSPAPAVAVTAAPSHTTLAAYTAKISTANCIKKPERQKFAPY; this is encoded by the exons ATGCGTCTCCCTGAGTGCCACTCCCACACCACTATGAACTGTGAGCAGGACTTTGGAGACGGGGGCTTGGGAGTGACCCTCACACTACGACTGCTCATGCACGGAAAG GAGGTTGGCAGCATCATAGGAAAG AAAGGAGAGACGGTGAAACGAATACGAGAAGAG AGCAGTGCTCGGGTCAACATTTCAGAGGGCTCTTGTCCAGAGagaatcatcaccatcaccggCTCCACAGACTGCGTCTTCAGAGCTTTCACCATGATCACGTACAAATTGGAGGAG GACCTGACTGCGCTGGTGGCCAACGGCACCATCAGCTCCAAGCCACCAGTCACCCTGCGGCTGGTCATCCCTGCCAGCCAGTGTGGTTCTCTCATCGGGAAGGGAGGGGCAAAGATAAAGGAGATCAGAGAG AGCACCGGAGCTCAGATACAGGTGGCAGGGGATTTGCTGCCCAACTCTACTGAGAGAGGGGTGACGATATCTGGGAATCAGGAGTCTGTAATCCAGTGTGTCAAACTCATCTGCACGGTAATCCTGGAG TCTCCCCCAAAGGGTGCCACCATCCCCTATCGGCCGAGCCCCTCACCAGCTACTGTCCTCATCGCAGGGAATcag GTGTTTGAGGCGTCAGAATTTGCACCCCACCCTCTGTACTCAGTCACCCAGGGGGGCCTGGACCTACAACAG GCCTACACTTTGCAAAACCAATATGGCATTCCACACTCAGAG CTGGCTAAGCTACATCAGCTGTCTATGCAGCAAGGCCTGAGTCCCATGGCCCAGCCCGCTTCCACCATGATACCTG GGATGGACTCCAATTCTCAGACATCTCAGGAGCTGCTTATTCCCAATGAT CTGATCGGCTCGATTATCGGCAGGCAGGGCACTAAGATCAACGAGATCAGGCAGGTTTCCGGAGCTCAGATAAAGATCGGCAGCCAGCTGGACGGGACAAGTGACCGTCATGTCACCATCACAGGAACACCGGTCAGCATCAACTTGGCCCAGTACCTCATTACCTCCTG TTTAGAGACAGCCAAATCCACGGCCCAGGCAGCCACCATGGCAGCTCCGGTCGACCTCAACATGGCCTTCACCCAGCCAGCCTCCCCAGCTGCCTCCCCCCAACCCACCCTGGCCACCGTCGGCGCCCTGACCCCGGCTCATATGCTGGGCAACCCGTATGGTGCCATGCCCCTCTCAGGCCTGCTGGGGGTGAAGTCCGTCccctttctgactctgtccagcCCAGCCCCTGCTGTGGCCGTCACCGCAGCGCCCTCCCATACCACTCTGGCTGCCTATACCGCCAAAATCTCTACAGCCAACTGCATCAAAAagccagagagacagaagtTTGCTCCCTACTGA